A window of the Deinococcus gobiensis I-0 genome harbors these coding sequences:
- a CDS encoding FecCD family ABC transporter permease, translating to MTGGSSAAAPARRPWTRAAQVAGLVALLLVAVVLGTGIGSVLISPGEVVSALWRGLSGQPLLGDDVIVWRLRLPRVVMAVLVGAGLSVCGAAFQGVFRNPLADPYLLGAASGSALGATVAITLGWARGLIPVAALITALGAVSLTLALAREGRRFAPTRLILSGVLVGSVASAGATALILRGEDRARQVLAYTLGDLGFSGWRDVLTVLPYVGLGAGVLLLLARALDTLQLGDLTARSLGVPVERLRLLVVVAASLATAGAVAYVGIIGFVGLIVPHVARLAFGPGHRALLPFSALLGGALLVLADLLARTTPLSQVGIVTTLLGGPFFLWLLRRGRDD from the coding sequence ATGACCGGCGGTTCGTCCGCCGCCGCCCCCGCCCGCCGTCCCTGGACCCGCGCCGCGCAGGTCGCGGGGCTGGTGGCGCTGCTGCTGGTGGCCGTCGTGCTGGGCACCGGCATCGGCAGCGTGCTCATCTCGCCGGGCGAGGTGGTCTCGGCCCTGTGGCGCGGCCTGAGCGGGCAGCCCCTGCTCGGCGACGACGTGATCGTGTGGCGGTTGCGGCTGCCGCGCGTGGTCATGGCGGTGCTGGTCGGTGCGGGGCTGAGCGTGTGCGGCGCGGCCTTTCAGGGCGTGTTCCGCAACCCGCTGGCCGACCCCTACCTGCTGGGCGCGGCGAGCGGCTCGGCGCTGGGGGCCACGGTCGCCATCACGCTGGGCTGGGCGCGCGGCCTCATTCCGGTCGCCGCGCTGATCACGGCGCTGGGGGCGGTCAGCCTGACCCTGGCCCTGGCGCGCGAGGGCCGCCGCTTCGCGCCCACCCGCCTGATCCTCTCGGGCGTGTTGGTGGGCAGCGTGGCGAGCGCGGGCGCCACCGCCCTGATCCTGCGCGGCGAGGACCGCGCCCGGCAGGTGCTGGCCTATACCCTGGGCGACCTGGGCTTCAGCGGCTGGCGGGACGTACTTACGGTGCTGCCCTATGTGGGGCTGGGGGCCGGCGTCCTGCTGCTGCTGGCGCGCGCGCTGGACACGCTGCAACTGGGCGACCTCACGGCGCGCAGCCTGGGCGTGCCGGTCGAGCGGCTGCGGCTGCTGGTCGTGGTGGCCGCCAGCCTCGCCACGGCGGGGGCGGTCGCCTATGTGGGCATCATCGGCTTCGTCGGCCTCATCGTGCCGCACGTCGCGCGGCTGGCCTTCGGGCCGGGGCACCGCGCGCTGCTGCCCTTCTCGGCGCTGCTGGGGGGCGCGCTGCTGGTGCTGGCCGACCTGCTGGCGCGCACCACGCCGCTCTCGCAGGTCGGCATCGTGACCACGCTGCTCGGCGGGCCGTTTTTCCTGTGGCTGCTGCGCCGGGGGCGGGATGACTGA
- a CDS encoding ABC transporter ATP-binding protein, translating to MTEASLPQPPTLEARGLHARAGSFPALRGADLSFRVGEFAAVIGPNGAGKSTLLRTLLGLTRPESGEVRLAGRPLSGWSRAERSRRLAYLAQGEALPGGARVRDVVALGRGAGDWKWGLIPTAPWTEADEAAVEAALERTDTRRFAARRVSELSGGEAQRVALARALAAEPQFLLLDEPTNHLDLAYALEVVQAVRREAGRGLGVVAVLHDLNLAARADRLALLHAGRVLAAGRPAEVLTPEHIAAAYGVRVQVIPGAGRLLVVPEH from the coding sequence ATGACTGAGGCGTCCCTTCCGCAGCCCCCCACCCTGGAGGCCCGGGGGCTGCACGCCCGGGCAGGCAGCTTTCCGGCCCTGCGCGGAGCCGACCTGAGCTTCCGGGTCGGCGAATTCGCGGCCGTCATCGGCCCCAACGGCGCGGGCAAGAGCACGCTGCTGCGGACCCTGCTGGGCCTGACCCGCCCCGAATCGGGCGAGGTGCGCCTCGCCGGGCGGCCCCTGAGCGGCTGGAGCCGCGCCGAGCGCTCGCGCCGACTGGCCTACCTGGCCCAGGGCGAGGCGCTGCCCGGCGGCGCGCGGGTGCGCGACGTGGTGGCCCTGGGGCGCGGCGCGGGCGACTGGAAATGGGGCCTGATTCCCACCGCCCCCTGGACCGAAGCCGACGAGGCGGCTGTAGAGGCCGCGCTGGAACGCACCGATACCCGGCGCTTCGCCGCGCGGCGCGTCTCCGAACTCTCGGGCGGCGAGGCGCAGCGGGTCGCCCTGGCCCGCGCGCTGGCCGCCGAACCGCAGTTTCTGCTGCTGGACGAACCGACCAACCACCTCGACCTCGCCTACGCGCTCGAGGTCGTGCAGGCCGTGCGGCGCGAGGCCGGGCGCGGCCTGGGCGTGGTCGCCGTGCTGCACGACCTGAACCTCGCCGCCCGCGCCGACCGGCTGGCCCTGCTGCACGCCGGACGGGTGCTCGCGGCGGGGCGGCCCGCCGAGGTCCTCACGCCGGAACACATCGCGGCGGCCTACGGCGTACGCGTGCAGGTCATCCCGGGGGCGGGCCGCCTGCTGGTGGTGCCCGAGCACTGA
- a CDS encoding (2Fe-2S) ferredoxin domain-containing protein, with protein MPPRYFPTRGHLLLCQGQNCQARGARLLHAALWKALERDALAYYKTGGTVRLTESGCLGACAYGPTLCVYRERGGALEQGWYGAVDFPLARRVAQAVQDGADLPAEGRYGPDL; from the coding sequence ATGCCTCCCCGTTATTTTCCCACGCGCGGCCACCTGCTCCTGTGCCAGGGCCAGAACTGTCAGGCCAGGGGCGCGCGCCTGCTGCACGCGGCGCTGTGGAAGGCCCTCGAAAGGGACGCCCTGGCCTACTACAAGACCGGCGGCACGGTGCGCCTCACCGAGAGCGGCTGCCTGGGTGCCTGCGCCTACGGCCCCACGCTGTGCGTGTACCGCGAGCGCGGCGGCGCGCTGGAGCAGGGCTGGTACGGCGCCGTGGACTTTCCACTCGCGCGCCGGGTGGCCCAGGCCGTGCAGGACGGGGCCGACCTGCCCGCCGAGGGCCGTTACGGCCCCGACCTCTAG
- a CDS encoding catalase family protein, whose product MSPDYVRYRDDLEQLQPGEAETTAKLTEMMRGFSEAMNTRYRHAVRSVHSKNHGLLVGELEVYEGLPGRLAQGLFARPGRYPVVMRFSTPPGDILPDSVSTPRGLALKIVGPEGAEMVEGHGGEVTQDFVFVNGPNFGQKDAAGFMKGQKPIQLTVNAPEELKVVASLGARLADSLTGGKGKLSPMLRKLGGHPHTHPLGETFYTQLPHRWGDYVGKLSLVPVSAHLRRLKDQHIRVVGETDALRDNIAAVIAREGGEWELKVQLCADERTMPVEDASVLWDEGLSPFLAVARVRVAPQDSARPDKLVYGDDRVSFSPWHAQAAHRPLGAVMRARRAAYRMSADFRREHNDEPMTEPRSQADLPRP is encoded by the coding sequence ATGTCCCCCGACTACGTGCGTTACCGCGACGACCTGGAACAGCTCCAGCCCGGCGAGGCCGAGACGACCGCCAAGCTGACCGAGATGATGCGCGGCTTCAGCGAGGCCATGAACACCCGCTACCGCCACGCGGTGCGCAGCGTACACAGCAAGAACCACGGCCTGCTGGTCGGTGAGCTGGAAGTCTACGAGGGCCTGCCCGGGCGTCTGGCTCAGGGGCTCTTTGCCCGTCCTGGCCGCTACCCGGTGGTCATGCGCTTCTCGACGCCGCCCGGCGACATCCTGCCCGACTCGGTATCCACGCCGCGCGGCCTGGCCCTCAAGATCGTCGGGCCGGAGGGGGCCGAGATGGTCGAGGGACACGGCGGCGAGGTCACGCAGGATTTCGTGTTCGTCAACGGTCCCAATTTCGGGCAGAAGGACGCCGCCGGATTCATGAAGGGCCAGAAGCCCATCCAGCTCACCGTGAACGCCCCCGAGGAACTCAAGGTGGTCGCCTCTCTGGGGGCGCGGCTGGCCGACAGCCTCACCGGGGGCAAAGGCAAGCTCTCGCCCATGCTGCGCAAGCTCGGCGGGCATCCCCACACGCACCCCCTGGGCGAGACCTTCTATACCCAGCTGCCGCACCGCTGGGGCGACTATGTGGGCAAACTGTCGCTGGTCCCGGTGTCGGCCCACCTGCGCCGTCTGAAAGACCAGCACATCAGGGTGGTGGGGGAGACCGACGCCCTGCGCGATAACATCGCGGCCGTGATCGCCCGGGAGGGCGGCGAATGGGAGCTGAAGGTGCAGCTCTGCGCCGACGAGCGGACGATGCCCGTCGAGGACGCCTCGGTGCTGTGGGACGAGGGGCTCAGCCCTTTTCTGGCCGTGGCCCGGGTCCGTGTGGCCCCGCAGGACAGCGCCCGCCCCGACAAGCTCGTGTATGGGGACGACCGCGTGAGCTTCAGTCCCTGGCACGCCCAGGCCGCCCACCGTCCGCTGGGGGCCGTGATGCGCGCCCGCCGCGCGGCCTACCGGATGTCGGCCGACTTCCGCCGCGAGCACAACGACGAGCCGATGACCGAGCCCCGCTCGCAGGCCGACCTGCCCAGGCCCTGA
- a CDS encoding HRDC domain-containing protein: MTDFQSLPQEQRRPDARLVGLHAERGDPQARLSAALADLEDADWGLLLAGEAALARQLAALLGPGTLRVDGRLDVDRAAMAAAGLAVADLHGDLAGARAAWLLEPDERILTRARRAGVRVIVDGTLAPGGGWPRRGADYVVYRDGVTLCGHVDAPFAALFGTGAAPQSAAPAPSDLGVALALRDAATLPLRLARAARTVVSLTERLGGAARPAGPTALLLAPDAAPDSLSVPGGVLAATRHVPDGLLLTPGLEDTDAVLARLRSGTAPASAPEPAGRPPAPQGGRTEEPAAGATPEPATDDARAGREGRRPEGRERDERRRFEGRRDEGRRDERRRFEPRRDGNRMGEGRFERRRFESPRADQPGQAQPDTARPDAGRAPDALERFTFESAAAGSAQQAAPQAQPQASAPAPAEETWEPEIVYSTLEQPPVPLTHTVSSGPDAPDETPAEAHTGEAAEEETAAVPAAAPVAEAPLVLAPDLPAAGKVDPAADLTDEQAAIYARLREWRNAEAKRQEISRFIIASNATLAEIARRVPYTPEDLRAVKGMGPERSRKYGEKILEVVRG, encoded by the coding sequence ATGACCGATTTCCAGTCCTTGCCGCAAGAACAACGGCGGCCCGACGCGCGGCTCGTGGGGCTGCACGCCGAGCGCGGCGACCCGCAGGCCCGCCTGAGCGCCGCCCTGGCCGACCTGGAAGATGCCGACTGGGGCCTGCTGCTGGCCGGCGAGGCCGCGCTGGCCCGGCAACTCGCCGCGCTGCTGGGCCCCGGCACGCTGCGGGTGGACGGCCGACTCGACGTGGACCGCGCCGCGATGGCGGCGGCCGGGCTGGCGGTGGCCGACCTGCATGGCGACCTCGCGGGCGCGCGCGCCGCATGGCTGCTCGAACCCGACGAGCGGATTCTGACGCGGGCACGCCGCGCGGGCGTGCGCGTCATCGTGGACGGCACGCTGGCTCCCGGCGGCGGCTGGCCCCGGCGCGGCGCCGACTACGTGGTTTACCGCGACGGCGTGACGCTGTGCGGGCATGTGGACGCGCCCTTCGCGGCGCTGTTCGGGACCGGCGCGGCCCCGCAGAGCGCCGCGCCCGCCCCTAGCGACCTGGGGGTGGCGCTGGCCCTGCGCGACGCCGCCACGCTGCCGCTGCGGCTGGCCCGCGCCGCACGTACGGTGGTCAGCCTCACCGAGCGCCTGGGCGGCGCGGCCCGTCCCGCCGGCCCCACAGCCCTGCTGCTGGCCCCCGACGCGGCCCCCGACTCGCTGAGCGTGCCCGGCGGCGTGCTGGCCGCCACCCGGCATGTCCCCGACGGCCTGCTCCTGACCCCTGGCCTCGAAGACACCGACGCCGTGCTGGCGCGGCTGCGCTCCGGGACGGCCCCAGCCTCCGCGCCCGAGCCGGCCGGTCGTCCCCCGGCCCCCCAGGGCGGACGCACCGAGGAACCGGCCGCCGGGGCGACGCCTGAACCGGCGACGGACGATGCCCGCGCCGGGCGGGAGGGCCGCCGCCCCGAGGGCCGCGAGCGTGACGAGCGCCGCCGCTTCGAGGGCCGCCGGGATGAGGGCCGCCGCGACGAGCGCCGCCGCTTCGAGCCGCGCCGCGACGGAAACCGGATGGGCGAGGGCCGTTTCGAGCGCCGCCGCTTCGAGTCGCCGCGCGCCGATCAGCCGGGACAGGCCCAGCCCGACACCGCCCGCCCGGATGCGGGCCGCGCGCCCGATGCCCTGGAGCGCTTCACCTTCGAGTCGGCCGCGGCCGGTTCGGCGCAGCAGGCGGCCCCCCAGGCCCAGCCGCAGGCCAGTGCTCCTGCACCCGCCGAGGAGACCTGGGAGCCCGAGATCGTCTACAGCACCCTGGAGCAGCCGCCCGTGCCGCTTACGCATACCGTGAGCAGCGGTCCCGACGCCCCCGACGAGACCCCGGCCGAAGCCCACACCGGCGAGGCCGCCGAGGAGGAGACCGCCGCTGTCCCGGCCGCCGCGCCCGTGGCCGAGGCCCCGCTGGTCCTGGCCCCCGACCTGCCGGCGGCGGGCAAGGTGGACCCGGCCGCCGACCTGACCGACGAGCAGGCGGCCATCTACGCCCGGCTGCGCGAGTGGCGCAACGCCGAGGCCAAGCGTCAGGAGATCAGCCGCTTCATCATCGCCAGCAACGCCACGCTGGCTGAGATCGCCCGGCGCGTGCCCTACACCCCCGAAGACCTGCGCGCCGTGAAGGGTATGGGGCCCGAGCGCAGCCGCAAGTACGGCGAGAAGATTCTGGAAGTCGTGCGCGGCTGA
- a CDS encoding isoprenyl transferase — translation MARTPLKAALRTAQKTRTAARGALLWGYEQRLAREVRAHGRLPRHLGLILDGNRRFARAAGMQRELGHTIGADKAHEVLQWCLELGIPAATIWVLSTDNAGRNSEELAHILSLLEKEARNLATDPRIHANRVRVRAIGQHDNFPPNVLAALEELEQKTAHYDGMRLNIAVGYGGREEIVDAVKAHLRAQQAAGHTLAQAADALTPDHISAHLYAADIPDPDFIIRTSGEIRLSGFMLWQSVYSEYYFCDVYWPGFRRVDFLRALRDFQGRDRRFGK, via the coding sequence ATGGCCAGAACGCCCCTCAAAGCTGCGCTGCGGACCGCGCAGAAGACCCGCACGGCGGCGCGCGGCGCCCTGCTGTGGGGCTACGAGCAGCGGCTGGCCCGCGAGGTCCGCGCGCACGGCCGCCTGCCCCGGCATCTGGGCCTGATCCTGGACGGCAACCGCCGCTTCGCCCGCGCCGCCGGCATGCAGCGCGAACTGGGCCACACCATCGGTGCCGACAAGGCGCACGAGGTGTTGCAGTGGTGCCTGGAACTGGGCATCCCGGCCGCGACCATCTGGGTGCTCTCGACCGACAATGCCGGTCGCAATTCCGAGGAACTCGCGCACATCCTCTCGCTGCTGGAAAAGGAAGCGCGCAACCTCGCCACCGACCCGCGTATCCACGCCAACCGGGTGCGGGTGCGGGCCATCGGGCAGCACGACAACTTTCCGCCCAACGTACTGGCCGCCCTGGAAGAACTGGAGCAGAAGACCGCCCACTACGACGGCATGCGTCTGAACATCGCCGTGGGCTACGGCGGGCGCGAGGAGATCGTGGACGCGGTCAAGGCGCACCTGCGCGCCCAGCAGGCGGCCGGGCACACGCTCGCGCAGGCGGCCGACGCCCTGACCCCCGACCACATCAGCGCGCACCTCTACGCCGCCGACATTCCCGACCCCGACTTCATCATCCGCACGAGCGGCGAGATCCGGCTCTCGGGCTTCATGCTGTGGCAGAGCGTCTACAGCGAGTACTACTTCTGCGACGTGTACTGGCCGGGGTTCCGGCGCGTGGACTTTCTGCGGGCGCTGCGCGACTTCCAAGGCCGCGACCGCCGCTTCGGCAAGTAG
- the mutY gene encoding A/G-specific adenine glycosylase, whose protein sequence is MPVPVPPTQTPPDPDRLRAALLDWFARAGRAELPWRRLGEAGTRDPYRVWVAEILLQQTQVARGLEYYDRFLSAFPTVEALAAAPEADVLKAWEGCGYYARARNLRRAAGVVAARGFPQDYAGWLALPGVGSYTAAAVASLAYGEARAVNDGNVRRVLARLYAQTAPTDAWVQARADELLDPARPGDWNEAVMDLGATVCIPKAPRCPACPLRASCAAFASGTPTAFPAPKVRAAAREVRAVAVIVGDAEQAVLERREGTLLGGLSGLPAEELAAGESPQTGLARLCARLGAEPGAHLGTVTHAMTHRHVTLDVYAARSAAARTPVAEAALSRLDHKALALLASWQGGLFGTP, encoded by the coding sequence GTGCCTGTCCCTGTTCCGCCCACCCAGACGCCGCCGGACCCCGACAGGCTGCGCGCCGCGCTGCTGGACTGGTTCGCGCGGGCGGGCCGCGCCGAGCTGCCCTGGCGGCGGCTGGGAGAGGCGGGGACACGCGACCCCTACCGCGTGTGGGTCGCCGAGATCCTGTTGCAGCAGACCCAGGTCGCGCGCGGGCTGGAGTATTACGACCGCTTTCTGAGCGCCTTCCCGACCGTGGAGGCGCTGGCAGCGGCCCCCGAGGCCGACGTGCTCAAGGCCTGGGAGGGCTGCGGCTACTACGCCCGCGCCCGCAACCTGCGCCGCGCGGCCGGCGTGGTCGCGGCACGGGGGTTTCCGCAGGACTATGCGGGCTGGCTGGCCCTGCCCGGCGTGGGGTCCTACACGGCGGCGGCGGTCGCCAGTCTGGCCTACGGCGAGGCCCGCGCCGTGAACGACGGCAACGTGCGCCGGGTGCTCGCGCGCCTGTATGCCCAGACCGCGCCCACCGACGCCTGGGTGCAGGCCCGCGCCGACGAACTCCTCGACCCCGCGCGTCCGGGCGACTGGAACGAGGCGGTGATGGACCTCGGGGCCACCGTGTGCATCCCCAAGGCCCCGCGCTGCCCCGCGTGCCCGCTGCGGGCGTCCTGCGCGGCTTTCGCCTCGGGTACGCCCACAGCGTTCCCGGCCCCCAAGGTGCGCGCCGCCGCGCGCGAGGTGCGGGCGGTCGCCGTGATCGTCGGGGACGCGGAGCAGGCCGTGCTGGAGCGCCGTGAAGGCACGCTGCTGGGCGGCCTGAGCGGGCTGCCGGCCGAGGAACTGGCGGCGGGCGAGTCGCCTCAGACGGGTCTGGCACGCCTGTGCGCGCGGCTGGGGGCCGAGCCGGGCGCGCACCTGGGCACCGTCACGCACGCCATGACCCACCGCCACGTGACGCTGGATGTCTACGCGGCGCGGTCGGCGGCGGCGCGCACGCCGGTCGCGGAGGCGGCCCTCTCGCGGCTGGACCACAAGGCGCTGGCGCTGCTCGCCTCCTGGCAGGGGGGGCTGTTCGGGACGCCGTAG
- a CDS encoding ketosteroid isomerase-related protein: protein MTTPTAHLITQYYGAFNAGDSAGMLALLSDDVRHDINEGQTQVGKAAFADFLDKMDAHYREQARDLVVMATPGGERAAAEFVIHGEYLRTDAGLPEAAGQRYVLPVGAFFEVSGGRITRVTNYYNLADWTRQVGG from the coding sequence GTGACGACCCCCACTGCCCACCTCATCACGCAGTACTACGGCGCCTTCAATGCGGGCGACAGCGCCGGGATGCTGGCCCTGCTCAGCGACGACGTGCGCCATGACATCAACGAGGGCCAGACCCAGGTCGGCAAGGCCGCCTTCGCCGATTTTCTGGACAAGATGGACGCCCACTACCGCGAACAGGCGCGCGACCTCGTGGTCATGGCGACGCCGGGCGGCGAGCGCGCGGCGGCCGAATTCGTGATCCACGGGGAATACCTCAGGACCGACGCCGGTCTGCCCGAAGCGGCGGGCCAGCGCTACGTGCTGCCGGTGGGGGCCTTTTTCGAGGTCAGCGGCGGCCGGATCACCCGCGTGACGAACTACTACAACCTGGCCGACTGGACCCGGCAGGTCGGGGGCTGA
- a CDS encoding GNAT family N-acetyltransferase: protein MPATGAALAAALPDLARLRAEVFRAFPYLYEGDPAYEERYLHTYLAAPGAFVALALAEGQVVGASTALPLTGETPEVRRPFGQSAEFRPGEVLYLGESVLLPEYRGRGAGHRFFDLREAHARALGLPVTAFCAVQRPQDHPARPADYRPLDAFWRARGYEERPDLQTTMSWPDVGEAGGEETPKPMRFWVRREG from the coding sequence GTGCCCGCGACCGGAGCGGCTCTGGCCGCCGCGCTGCCCGACCTCGCGCGGCTGCGCGCAGAGGTCTTCCGGGCCTTTCCGTACCTGTACGAGGGCGACCCCGCCTACGAGGAACGCTACCTGCACACCTACCTCGCCGCGCCCGGCGCCTTCGTGGCCCTGGCGCTCGCGGAGGGGCAGGTCGTGGGGGCCAGCACGGCGCTGCCCCTGACCGGGGAAACGCCCGAAGTGCGCCGGCCCTTCGGGCAGAGCGCCGAGTTCCGGCCCGGCGAGGTGCTGTACCTGGGCGAGAGCGTGCTGCTGCCCGAATACCGGGGCCGGGGCGCGGGCCACCGGTTCTTCGACCTGCGCGAGGCGCACGCACGCGCCCTGGGGCTGCCGGTCACGGCGTTCTGCGCCGTGCAGCGCCCGCAGGACCACCCGGCCCGCCCCGCCGACTACCGGCCGCTCGACGCCTTCTGGCGCGCGCGCGGCTACGAAGAGCGCCCCGACCTCCAGACCACGATGAGCTGGCCGGATGTGGGCGAGGCGGGCGGCGAGGAGACGCCCAAGCCGATGCGCTTCTGGGTCAGGCGGGAGGGATAG
- the galE gene encoding UDP-glucose 4-epimerase GalE, producing MKLLVVGGAGYIGSHTVRQLRAAGHEVVVLDNLSSGHAEALPGDVTLVRADLLDPEAVKAALNAHQPDAVIHFAALIEVGESMRAPGRYYRNNVVGSLNLLQAIVETRKVPLVFSSTAAVYGTTDAVPIPEDAAMQPESVYGDTKLMTERMIHAFHVAHGLPYTVLRYFNVCGASPAGDIGEAHPSQTHLIELACMTALGQREKMMIFGDDYPTPDGTCIRDYVHVQDLADAHVLAVEALHAGQHVAATYNVGLGHGFSVREVLDAVDRVVGTPLNRELAPRRAGDPPRLVADASRIVADLGFSPRFTDLGEIVQTAWNWHKGHPHGFKK from the coding sequence ATGAAACTGCTGGTGGTGGGCGGAGCGGGATATATCGGGTCTCATACGGTGCGGCAACTGCGGGCGGCCGGGCATGAGGTCGTCGTGCTGGACAACCTCAGCAGCGGGCACGCCGAGGCCCTGCCGGGGGACGTGACGCTCGTGCGGGCGGACCTGCTCGACCCCGAGGCCGTGAAGGCGGCCCTGAACGCCCACCAGCCCGACGCCGTGATCCACTTCGCGGCGCTGATCGAGGTGGGCGAGAGCATGCGCGCGCCGGGGCGTTACTACCGCAACAACGTGGTGGGCAGCCTGAACCTCCTGCAGGCCATCGTCGAGACGCGCAAGGTCCCGCTCGTGTTCTCCTCGACGGCGGCCGTGTACGGCACCACCGACGCCGTGCCGATTCCCGAGGACGCCGCGATGCAGCCCGAGAGCGTCTACGGCGACACCAAGCTCATGACCGAGCGCATGATCCACGCCTTTCACGTGGCGCACGGTCTGCCCTATACGGTGCTGCGCTACTTCAACGTATGCGGGGCTTCGCCGGCGGGCGACATCGGCGAGGCGCATCCCAGCCAGACCCACCTCATCGAACTGGCGTGCATGACGGCGCTGGGGCAGCGCGAGAAGATGATGATCTTCGGCGACGACTACCCCACCCCCGACGGCACCTGCATCCGCGACTACGTGCACGTGCAGGACCTCGCCGACGCGCACGTGCTGGCGGTCGAGGCCCTGCACGCCGGGCAGCACGTGGCCGCGACCTACAACGTGGGCCTGGGCCACGGCTTCTCGGTGCGCGAGGTGCTCGACGCCGTGGACCGCGTGGTCGGCACGCCCCTGAACCGCGAACTCGCCCCCCGCCGCGCGGGCGACCCGCCCCGCCTCGTCGCCGACGCCTCGCGCATCGTGGCCGACCTGGGCTTCTCGCCCAGGTTCACCGACCTCGGGGAGATCGTGCAGACGGCCTGGAACTGGCACAAGGGCCACCCGCACGGCTTCAAGAAGTAA
- a CDS encoding substrate-binding domain-containing protein: MSPAKSPAGRVTLRDLARTLGVSVATVSNAYNRPDQLSPELRERVLQVARELGYAGPDPLARSLRRGRSGVIGVVYDAPLDYAFADPAAAIFLGSLAQVIQQDALNLLLLACAQDALPVRGAGVDGFVVYCAAEGSELLDAVLERGLPTVLVDQQAQPRAARVGIDDVGGARAAAAHLEALGHRHIGVLCLELGPDPRSGEVNADREAQLAYHTTAERLRGYRLGAPGAELYLAETEQNTREGGEAQAAALLRAHPEITALLCMSDVLAQGALRAAAALTLNVPGELSVVGYDDLPGSAALDLTTVWQPTADKGEEVGRALLALLAGEAAADLSLPTRLSVRGSAGPARTAERAD, translated from the coding sequence ATGTCTCCTGCCAAGTCGCCGGCCGGGCGCGTGACCCTGCGCGACCTCGCCCGCACCCTGGGCGTGTCGGTGGCGACCGTCAGCAACGCCTACAACCGTCCCGACCAGCTTTCGCCCGAGTTGCGCGAGCGTGTATTGCAGGTGGCGCGCGAACTGGGCTACGCCGGCCCCGATCCCCTGGCCCGCAGCCTGCGCCGGGGCCGCAGCGGCGTGATCGGCGTGGTGTACGACGCGCCTCTGGACTACGCCTTCGCCGATCCGGCCGCCGCCATCTTTCTGGGGAGCCTGGCGCAGGTCATCCAGCAAGACGCCCTGAACCTGCTGCTGCTCGCCTGCGCGCAGGACGCCCTGCCGGTGCGCGGCGCGGGCGTGGACGGCTTCGTGGTGTACTGCGCCGCCGAGGGCAGCGAGCTGCTGGACGCCGTGCTGGAGCGCGGGCTGCCCACGGTGCTTGTGGACCAGCAGGCGCAGCCCCGCGCGGCGCGGGTGGGCATCGACGACGTAGGGGGCGCGCGGGCGGCGGCGGCCCACCTGGAGGCGCTGGGGCACCGGCACATCGGGGTGCTGTGCCTGGAACTCGGGCCGGACCCCCGCTCGGGCGAGGTGAATGCCGACCGCGAGGCGCAGCTCGCCTACCACACGACTGCCGAGCGGCTGCGCGGCTACCGGCTGGGCGCGCCGGGGGCCGAGCTGTACCTCGCCGAGACCGAGCAGAATACCCGTGAGGGCGGCGAAGCCCAGGCGGCGGCGCTGCTGCGCGCCCACCCCGAGATCACGGCGCTGCTGTGCATGAGCGACGTGCTGGCGCAGGGGGCCCTGCGCGCCGCCGCCGCACTGACCCTGAACGTGCCCGGCGAGCTGAGCGTGGTCGGCTACGACGACCTGCCCGGCAGCGCCGCGCTGGACCTCACGACCGTCTGGCAGCCCACCGCCGACAAGGGCGAGGAGGTGGGGCGCGCCCTGCTGGCCCTGCTGGCGGGCGAGGCGGCGGCCGACCTTTCGCTGCCCACCCGCCTGAGCGTGCGCGGCAGCGCGGGACCGGCGCGCACGGCGGAGCGCGCAGACTGA